A region of Chlamydia crocodili DNA encodes the following proteins:
- the glmS gene encoding glutamine--fructose-6-phosphate transaminase (isomerizing) gives MCGIFGYLGSKLAVPLVLDGLAKLEYRGYDSAGLAAVIPGQLFIKKTIGRVDELRNSLEQDSVPSSLAIGHTRWATHGIPTVKNAHPHVDEHFTCAIVHNGIIENFKELKSLLLSEGIAFASDTDSEVIAQLFAFRYQSTGDLVHSFSWTLSQLQGSFSCGLIHKDHPNILLCAAQESPLIIGLGEQENFIASDTRAFLKYTKSVQALASGELAVVGLGSEVETYNFALKRIHKEVRQVAYTDAGSDKQGYSYYMLKEIYEQPEVLERLIHKYLDSQGCINEKFLYGFSIEEFDEISIVACGSSYHAGFLAKYIIESLVSIPVHVEVASEFRYRQAYIGKKTLAILISQSGETADTLAALKEFRRRQVACVLGICNVEESALAIGVDHCLFLEAGIEIGVASTKAFTAQLLLLILLGLKLATSKQTLSLEEHRVCGKGLLELPELCNRLLANEGLHSWANDYCNEDRFIFLGRRLMYPICMEAALKLKEIAYVEANCYPAGEMKHGPIALISKGSPVITFCGDPLVYEKMVGCIMEVKARQAHVIAIASESQEDVAAVSDSQIYVPNSHPLVSPILYTIVGQIMAYTMALQKGNEIDRPRNLAKSVTVE, from the coding sequence ATGTGCGGAATATTTGGATATCTAGGCTCTAAACTAGCTGTTCCTCTAGTTTTGGATGGATTAGCTAAGCTAGAATATCGGGGCTATGATTCCGCAGGTCTTGCAGCTGTTATACCGGGCCAGTTGTTTATAAAAAAAACAATAGGGCGTGTCGATGAACTTAGGAACTCCTTAGAACAAGATAGTGTACCATCTTCATTAGCTATAGGTCATACTCGTTGGGCAACGCATGGTATCCCCACAGTGAAGAATGCTCATCCTCATGTTGATGAACACTTTACTTGTGCTATTGTTCACAATGGGATTATCGAAAATTTTAAAGAATTAAAATCCCTACTTCTTTCTGAAGGCATCGCCTTTGCTTCGGATACAGATTCTGAAGTTATAGCTCAGCTGTTTGCTTTTCGTTATCAATCTACAGGAGATTTAGTCCATAGTTTCTCTTGGACTCTATCACAACTTCAGGGAAGTTTTTCCTGTGGTCTTATTCATAAAGATCATCCTAATATTTTGCTTTGTGCAGCACAGGAAAGTCCATTAATTATTGGATTAGGAGAACAGGAGAATTTTATAGCTTCTGATACGCGTGCGTTTTTAAAATACACAAAAAGTGTTCAAGCTTTGGCTTCTGGAGAATTAGCTGTTGTAGGTCTTGGAAGTGAAGTTGAGACGTATAACTTTGCTTTAAAGCGCATTCACAAGGAAGTGCGTCAAGTCGCTTATACTGATGCGGGTTCGGATAAGCAGGGCTATAGTTATTACATGCTTAAAGAGATTTATGAGCAGCCGGAAGTTTTAGAACGTCTCATTCACAAATATTTAGATTCTCAGGGATGTATCAATGAAAAATTCTTATATGGTTTTTCGATAGAAGAGTTTGATGAGATTTCTATTGTCGCTTGTGGTTCTTCCTATCACGCAGGCTTTTTAGCAAAGTATATTATAGAGTCTTTAGTTTCTATTCCTGTTCATGTGGAAGTTGCTTCAGAATTTCGCTATCGACAGGCGTATATTGGGAAAAAGACTCTAGCAATTTTAATTAGTCAATCTGGAGAAACTGCTGATACATTGGCAGCTTTAAAAGAATTTCGTCGTAGACAAGTTGCTTGTGTTTTAGGAATTTGTAATGTCGAGGAATCCGCATTAGCTATAGGTGTGGATCATTGTTTATTTTTAGAAGCGGGTATTGAAATTGGTGTCGCTTCTACAAAAGCTTTTACTGCACAATTACTTTTGCTGATTTTATTAGGATTAAAGTTAGCTACTTCAAAACAGACACTAAGTTTAGAAGAACATCGTGTCTGTGGAAAAGGTTTGCTTGAGCTTCCAGAATTGTGTAATCGATTATTAGCGAACGAAGGTCTGCATTCATGGGCGAATGATTATTGCAATGAAGATAGATTCATATTTTTAGGACGTCGCTTGATGTATCCTATTTGTATGGAAGCTGCTTTGAAATTGAAAGAAATTGCATATGTTGAAGCTAACTGTTATCCTGCTGGAGAAATGAAACACGGACCTATTGCTTTAATTAGTAAAGGATCTCCGGTGATTACTTTTTGTGGCGACCCCTTGGTCTATGAAAAGATGGTGGGTTGTATTATGGAGGTAAAAGCTCGGCAAGCCCATGTGATTGCCATAGCTTCAGAATCACAAGAAGATGTTGCTGCTGTTTCAGATTCCCAGATATATGTTCCTAATAGTCATCCCTTAGTATCTCCTATCCTTTATACAATAGTGGGACAGATTATGGCCTATACCATGGCTTTACAGAAAGGCAATGAAATAGATCGTCCTAGGAATCTGGCAAAGTCTGTAACTGTTGAATAA
- the lpxB gene encoding lipid-A-disaccharide synthase: MFPLYLVHVLYPIGLIANLFFGSAFTIQWFLSERRKKAYVPKAFWILSSIGAIMMIAHGFIQSQFPIALLHGANLVIYFRNLNVASPRKLSLRTTLVILVLTLLFTTLPFALEAYYHPHMEWMASPNIFHLPLPPPNIYWHIVGCLGLFTFSSRFFIQWCHLEMNNRSTLPALFWQVGFVGGFLAFIYFIRTGDPVNILSYGCGLLPSLANLRIMYKKSRLPEFHNHSCFLSAGEPSGDTLGSDLIRNIKALNPDIRCFGVGGPLMREEGLEPLIRMEEFQVSGFLEVFGAIFSLFKKYRKLYKAILKENPETVFCIDFPDFHFFLIKKLRKCGYRGKIIHYVCPSIWAWRPKRKKVLEKYLDTLLLILPFEKEIFKNSPLKTIYLGHPLVKTVSNFQDCNSWKQKLEISDQPSVAVFPGSRPGDIFRNLQIQARAFLSSSLAQSHQLLVSSCNPKYDKKILELLEKEGCHNSKIVPSEFRYQLMRDCDCALAKCGTIVLETALNQTPTIVTCLLGPFDTFLAKYIFKILIPAYSLPNIITGSIIFPEFIGGKHDFTPEEVAAAIDILANPTAKEKQKYACQQLLKTMTENIVTPKECLQAIYSQKNRFQLENDFIKKFNPEGSRA, translated from the coding sequence ATGTTTCCTCTTTATCTGGTTCATGTACTGTATCCTATAGGATTGATCGCCAACTTATTTTTTGGTAGTGCGTTTACCATCCAGTGGTTTTTAAGTGAAAGACGAAAGAAAGCCTATGTTCCCAAGGCTTTTTGGATTTTATCCTCTATAGGAGCGATTATGATGATCGCTCACGGTTTTATCCAAAGTCAATTTCCCATAGCTTTACTTCATGGGGCAAATCTTGTTATCTATTTCAGGAATCTCAACGTTGCTTCCCCTCGGAAGCTTTCATTGAGAACAACATTAGTCATTCTTGTTTTAACCTTATTGTTTACAACATTACCATTCGCTCTAGAAGCATACTACCATCCCCATATGGAATGGATGGCCTCTCCCAATATCTTTCATCTTCCTCTGCCTCCACCAAATATTTACTGGCATATTGTTGGCTGTTTAGGATTGTTTACCTTTTCCTCAAGATTTTTTATCCAATGGTGCCATTTAGAGATGAATAATCGCTCTACTTTACCAGCATTATTTTGGCAGGTAGGTTTCGTTGGTGGTTTCTTAGCATTTATATATTTCATACGTACTGGAGATCCTGTAAATATCCTCAGCTATGGGTGTGGATTACTTCCCTCACTGGCAAATTTACGTATCATGTATAAAAAATCACGCTTACCAGAGTTTCATAACCATAGCTGCTTCTTATCCGCAGGAGAGCCCAGCGGAGATACCCTAGGAAGTGATCTTATTCGTAATATCAAAGCTCTGAATCCTGATATACGCTGTTTCGGTGTTGGAGGACCTTTAATGCGCGAGGAGGGTCTCGAACCGCTCATTCGCATGGAAGAATTTCAGGTATCAGGATTTTTAGAAGTTTTTGGTGCTATTTTTAGTTTATTTAAGAAGTATAGAAAACTCTATAAAGCTATTCTTAAAGAAAATCCTGAAACTGTTTTCTGTATAGATTTCCCTGATTTCCATTTTTTCCTAATTAAGAAGTTAAGAAAATGTGGATATAGGGGGAAAATTATTCATTATGTCTGTCCTAGTATTTGGGCATGGAGACCTAAAAGGAAAAAAGTCTTAGAAAAGTATCTTGATACTCTTTTGCTAATACTTCCCTTTGAAAAAGAGATCTTTAAAAACTCTCCCCTAAAAACTATCTATCTGGGACATCCTTTAGTAAAAACAGTCTCTAATTTCCAAGATTGTAACTCATGGAAACAAAAATTAGAGATTTCTGACCAACCTAGTGTCGCAGTATTTCCAGGTAGCCGACCAGGGGATATATTTAGAAATTTACAAATACAAGCTCGAGCGTTCCTATCTTCATCACTAGCACAATCACATCAACTGCTTGTATCTTCTTGCAATCCTAAATATGATAAGAAAATTCTAGAGCTTCTAGAGAAAGAAGGTTGTCATAATAGTAAAATCGTTCCCTCAGAATTTCGTTATCAACTTATGAGAGATTGTGATTGTGCTTTGGCAAAGTGTGGGACTATTGTTCTTGAAACTGCATTAAATCAAACCCCAACGATTGTTACCTGCCTTCTAGGACCTTTTGATACCTTCTTAGCAAAGTATATCTTTAAGATTCTGATTCCTGCATATTCCCTACCAAATATCATTACAGGGTCTATCATCTTTCCAGAATTCATAGGTGGCAAACATGACTTCACTCCAGAAGAAGTGGCAGCAGCAATTGACATCCTCGCCAACCCTACAGCCAAAGAAAAACAAAAATATGCCTGTCAGCAACTTCTCAAGACTATGACAGAAAACATAGTAACTCCTAAAGAGTGTCTACAAGCCATATACTCACAAAAAAATCGTTTTCAATTAGAGAATGACTTTATCAAGAAATTTAATCCTGAAGGCTCTCGAGCTTAA
- a CDS encoding aromatic amino acid transport family protein codes for MSSKVLGGSLIIAGTAIGAGVLAVPVLTAYAGFLPTTLLYVLSWLFSMGSGLCLLEVMTWFKDKQQVNMLSMAQYTLGDMGKIFMWLLYLFLFYSLLIAYFCEGGNILFRIFGCQGLDIPWIRHAAPLAFAVLICPTLMMGTKVVDYCNRFFVFGLAIAFAVFCILGVLALQPELLLRASWMRSMDGLSILFLSFGFQSVVPSLYYYMDKKVKDVKKAIVIGSLIPLILYVIWEALVLGVIPLDFLMKAQENGYTAVEAMKNSLQCSMFYIAGEFFGFFALVSSFLGVALGVMDFLVDAFQWNKKKHSFSIFFLTFIVPLAWSMCYPEIVLKCLNYAGGIGAALIIGVFPVLMVWQGRYGKKHYQEKHLIPGGKFVLLLMLLVIVINLASLYYKF; via the coding sequence ATGTCTAGCAAGGTTTTAGGGGGTTCCCTCATTATTGCGGGGACAGCTATAGGTGCTGGTGTGCTAGCAGTTCCTGTGTTAACAGCGTATGCAGGTTTTCTTCCCACGACTCTCCTTTATGTATTATCCTGGCTTTTTTCTATGGGATCTGGACTTTGCCTTCTCGAAGTTATGACTTGGTTTAAGGATAAGCAACAAGTTAACATGTTATCAATGGCCCAATATACCTTAGGGGATATGGGTAAGATCTTCATGTGGCTCCTTTATCTATTTCTATTTTACTCTCTACTTATTGCTTATTTTTGTGAGGGAGGAAATATCCTATTTCGTATTTTTGGTTGTCAGGGATTGGATATCCCTTGGATACGTCACGCAGCCCCTTTGGCATTCGCAGTTTTGATTTGCCCTACATTAATGATGGGGACAAAAGTCGTAGATTATTGTAATCGCTTTTTTGTTTTCGGATTAGCTATTGCTTTTGCGGTATTTTGTATCTTAGGAGTTTTAGCTTTACAACCCGAACTACTTTTGCGTGCTTCGTGGATGCGTTCTATGGATGGTTTATCCATTCTGTTTCTTTCCTTTGGTTTTCAAAGTGTGGTTCCCTCACTTTATTACTACATGGATAAGAAAGTTAAAGATGTTAAAAAAGCTATCGTTATAGGTAGTTTAATTCCGTTAATTTTATACGTAATTTGGGAAGCCCTTGTTCTAGGAGTAATTCCTTTAGACTTTCTTATGAAAGCTCAAGAAAATGGCTATACGGCAGTAGAGGCTATGAAAAATTCATTGCAATGTTCAATGTTTTATATTGCTGGAGAATTTTTTGGTTTTTTTGCTTTAGTTTCTTCATTTTTAGGCGTGGCTTTAGGTGTTATGGACTTCCTAGTTGATGCTTTTCAGTGGAACAAAAAGAAACACAGTTTTTCTATTTTCTTTTTAACTTTTATTGTCCCTCTAGCTTGGTCAATGTGCTATCCTGAGATTGTCCTTAAATGTCTTAATTATGCTGGAGGCATAGGTGCTGCTTTAATTATTGGAGTTTTCCCCGTATTAATGGTCTGGCAAGGTCGTTATGGTAAAAAACATTATCAAGAAAAACATTTAATCCCTGGTGGGAAATTTGTTTTATTATTAATGCTCTTGGTAATAGTAATTAATTTAGCTAGCCTTTATTATAAGTTTTAA
- the glmM gene encoding phosphoglucosamine mutase → MTKEVKQLFGTDGVRGRANYEPMTVELSVLLGKAVAGVLQESKPGKHRVVVGKDTRLSGYMFENALVAGLTSMGIETLVLGPIPTPGVAFITRAYRADAGIMISASHNPYWDNGIKIFSSEGFKISDVIERRIEQMVAHRDFGNLPEDYAVGKNKRVVDAMGRYIEFAKATFPKGRTLKGLKIVLDCAHGAAYKVAPSVFEELDAEVICCGCEPTGSNINDNCGALFPSVIQKAVIEHKADVGIALDGDGDRIIMVNEKGHIVDGDMILSICANDLKKKDLLKGNRVVATVMTNFGVLKYLESLGIETLISPVGDRHVLQNMLEHEANLGGEQSGHMIFLDYNTTGDGIVSALQVLRIMIESESTLSDLTSPIVKSPQALINVSVKEKIPLDALPLVQEALRDVRSSLGDSGRVLLRYSGTENICRVMVEGLKKHQVDSLAKTIADIVDSELGAGIIE, encoded by the coding sequence ATGACAAAGGAAGTAAAACAACTTTTTGGTACGGATGGGGTTCGAGGAAGAGCCAATTATGAGCCTATGACTGTAGAACTTTCTGTATTGCTTGGTAAGGCTGTTGCAGGTGTTTTACAGGAGAGTAAACCTGGGAAACATCGTGTTGTTGTAGGCAAGGATACCCGTTTGTCAGGATATATGTTTGAGAATGCACTTGTTGCAGGTTTGACTTCTATGGGAATAGAAACTCTAGTATTAGGCCCTATTCCTACTCCAGGAGTAGCTTTTATTACTCGTGCCTATCGTGCAGATGCTGGAATTATGATTTCTGCATCCCATAACCCCTATTGGGATAATGGGATAAAGATATTTTCCTCAGAAGGATTTAAAATTAGCGATGTTATAGAACGGCGTATTGAGCAGATGGTAGCTCATAGAGATTTCGGAAATTTGCCTGAAGATTATGCTGTGGGAAAGAATAAGCGTGTTGTAGATGCTATGGGTCGTTACATAGAATTTGCGAAAGCTACTTTCCCTAAAGGAAGAACATTAAAGGGATTAAAGATAGTTTTAGATTGTGCACACGGTGCTGCTTATAAGGTTGCTCCTTCTGTATTTGAAGAACTTGATGCTGAAGTGATCTGTTGTGGTTGTGAACCTACAGGAAGTAATATCAATGATAACTGTGGGGCTCTTTTCCCATCAGTAATTCAGAAAGCCGTAATAGAGCATAAGGCTGATGTCGGAATAGCTTTAGATGGTGATGGCGATCGTATCATCATGGTAAATGAAAAAGGCCATATTGTTGACGGCGATATGATTCTGAGTATTTGCGCTAATGATTTAAAGAAAAAGGATCTTTTAAAAGGCAACCGTGTTGTTGCTACTGTGATGACTAATTTCGGTGTGTTAAAATATCTAGAAAGTTTAGGAATAGAGACATTGATTTCTCCTGTAGGAGATCGTCATGTTCTACAGAATATGTTGGAGCATGAGGCAAATCTAGGGGGAGAGCAAAGTGGTCATATGATCTTTTTGGATTATAATACTACTGGGGATGGTATTGTTTCTGCTTTGCAAGTATTACGCATTATGATTGAAAGTGAATCTACACTTTCAGATTTAACATCCCCAATTGTGAAAAGTCCTCAAGCACTTATCAACGTATCTGTAAAGGAGAAAATTCCTTTAGATGCTTTGCCTTTAGTTCAAGAAGCTCTTAGAGATGTGAGATCGTCTTTAGGTGATTCTGGTCGTGTTTTATTAAGATATTCTGGAACTGAAAATATTTGCAGGGTTATGGTTGAAGGTTTAAAGAAGCATCAAGTTGACTCCCTAGCTAAGACTATAGCTGATATTGTTGATTCTGAGTTGGGAGCGGGCATTATAGAATAG
- a CDS encoding coiled-coil domain-containing protein, with translation MLEEAEKAYQKAFAVVEDLNKNLHQKEKALEALNLVSSYQDFQILLKKQISSQSLIIDLLEQLIGELQIRLFKIQEEEERLQKRLQELQSVGSFDKQAVEKLEKEIEKLRKEKSSSRDELRIRLEQLHKETTEAGEVAGKNKLNSEQIQWIIKELEQQLKEAQTEIENKEQRIQDLEKELADLKNLSTGDQESLQDEIQRLHQLSSKDNQKITNLVDQSKRLAVLTERNAILEQRLEQLERRCKQEAFVYEDRLIEIRQIYQEELEKLNDKHTLEIEEIKSRYKEEINGLENSLFILKDDLLRVHETFDQTVNVKDLRLKKLQTTLVLYDHVIEHYEGLLQVEPLLLEQFIKDKAVLKGIELGNEVYSREDIVYMYATFEEKLCDAQYEIMHLKHRILTLEKELKNFKSSKQLQEKLQQLTEDIQKLQASLKETMRFLTPEQQKMVQMILDDMD, from the coding sequence ATGTTAGAAGAGGCTGAAAAAGCTTATCAGAAAGCTTTTGCTGTGGTTGAAGATCTCAATAAAAACCTTCATCAAAAAGAAAAGGCCTTAGAAGCGTTAAATTTAGTTTCCTCCTATCAAGACTTCCAAATTTTATTAAAAAAACAAATTTCTTCTCAATCCCTCATTATCGATCTTTTAGAACAGCTTATAGGCGAATTACAAATACGTCTTTTTAAAATTCAAGAGGAAGAAGAGCGATTGCAAAAACGCCTTCAAGAGCTGCAATCAGTAGGTTCTTTTGATAAACAAGCTGTTGAGAAATTAGAAAAAGAAATTGAGAAACTACGTAAAGAAAAAAGTAGTTCAAGAGACGAGTTAAGAATACGTCTCGAGCAGCTTCACAAAGAAACAACAGAAGCCGGAGAAGTTGCTGGGAAAAACAAACTGAATTCTGAGCAGATCCAGTGGATCATAAAAGAGCTAGAGCAGCAGCTAAAAGAAGCTCAAACAGAAATAGAAAATAAAGAACAGCGTATTCAGGATTTAGAGAAGGAGCTTGCTGACTTAAAGAATTTATCCACAGGAGATCAGGAGTCTTTACAGGATGAAATTCAGAGATTACATCAGCTCTCTTCAAAAGATAATCAGAAGATAACCAATTTAGTCGATCAAAGTAAGAGATTAGCAGTTTTGACAGAAAGAAATGCTATTCTTGAACAAAGGTTAGAGCAGCTTGAAAGAAGGTGTAAGCAAGAAGCTTTTGTTTACGAGGATAGATTAATAGAGATACGACAAATTTATCAGGAAGAACTAGAGAAATTAAATGATAAACATACGTTGGAGATTGAAGAGATAAAATCAAGATATAAAGAAGAAATAAACGGCTTAGAGAATAGTCTTTTTATACTTAAAGATGATCTTCTGAGGGTTCACGAAACATTTGATCAGACAGTAAACGTCAAGGATTTAAGATTAAAAAAACTTCAAACTACCCTTGTTCTATACGATCACGTAATTGAGCATTATGAAGGCTTACTTCAAGTAGAACCTCTATTGTTGGAACAATTTATAAAAGACAAAGCTGTTCTTAAGGGAATTGAACTTGGAAATGAAGTTTATTCTCGAGAGGATATTGTATACATGTATGCTACATTTGAAGAAAAGTTATGTGATGCTCAATATGAAATCATGCATCTTAAGCATCGTATACTAACCTTAGAGAAAGAGCTCAAGAATTTTAAAAGTTCTAAGCAACTCCAAGAAAAACTGCAACAACTTACCGAAGATATACAAAAATTGCAAGCTTCTTTAAAAGAAACGATGCGCTTCTTAACCCCGGAACAGCAAAAGATGGTTCAAATGATCCTGGATGATATGGATTAA
- a CDS encoding coiled-coil domain-containing protein yields the protein MEYRVYDLQTRLSKIQEEELKLKQRLQQIQSGGSDFSDPSDKAAIEKLKKEIDLLNREKKESQKELQERLEQLRKGKWDTDKLVDDARGRIDNQELHYIVIELEQQLHYTQLGMKDKEKCIQELEKELSNLQSLSKLERENLQDEIRKLMEFSEMDNHKMTDLIKQGQSLMVLMEKNSILRHRLEQLEKRHVQEEANYEDGLLKIRRLHEEEQNRLAQDYQIQIDQMKLNHSHDLQQLQIRQEELRRRFEKADQEKNEQINKLKLEISKLQNTSILYNRMIDRYRGIFKEEAPSDILADFIEENENIREQELKKHFTRDEIRSLDVAAQLLLEDAQQQIVELEEQIVALRKELNEPKKSKKK from the coding sequence TTGGAATATAGAGTTTATGATCTACAGACGCGTCTCAGCAAAATTCAAGAAGAAGAACTGAAGCTGAAACAACGTCTTCAACAAATTCAATCAGGAGGTTCTGATTTTAGCGATCCTTCCGATAAAGCAGCTATTGAGAAATTAAAGAAAGAAATAGATCTATTAAACCGAGAGAAGAAAGAGTCTCAGAAAGAGCTTCAAGAGAGATTAGAACAGTTGCGCAAGGGAAAATGGGATACAGATAAGCTAGTCGATGATGCTAGAGGTCGAATAGATAATCAGGAACTACACTATATTGTAATAGAGTTAGAGCAGCAGTTGCACTACACACAATTGGGGATGAAAGATAAAGAAAAGTGTATTCAGGAATTAGAGAAAGAGCTTTCTAATTTGCAAAGTTTATCGAAATTGGAACGTGAAAATTTGCAAGATGAAATAAGAAAATTAATGGAATTTTCTGAGATGGATAATCATAAGATGACCGATTTGATAAAGCAGGGACAGAGCTTAATGGTTTTAATGGAGAAAAATTCCATTCTTCGACATAGGTTGGAGCAACTTGAGAAGCGTCATGTTCAAGAAGAAGCTAATTATGAAGATGGGTTGTTGAAGATTCGTAGGCTACATGAGGAAGAACAGAATAGATTAGCTCAGGATTATCAAATCCAAATCGATCAGATGAAATTGAATCATAGCCATGATCTACAGCAACTACAAATAAGACAGGAAGAACTCAGAAGAAGATTTGAGAAGGCGGATCAAGAAAAAAACGAACAGATTAATAAGTTAAAATTAGAAATCTCAAAATTACAAAACACATCGATTCTATATAATCGGATGATTGATCGTTATCGAGGGATATTTAAGGAAGAAGCTCCTTCAGATATTTTGGCGGACTTTATCGAAGAAAATGAGAATATTCGAGAGCAAGAACTCAAAAAACATTTTACTAGAGATGAGATACGCAGTCTAGATGTAGCAGCGCAGCTATTGCTGGAGGATGCGCAGCAACAAATTGTTGAACTTGAGGAGCAGATAGTAGCCTTAAGAAAAGAGTTAAATGAGCCAAAAAAATCTAAGAAGAAGTAA
- the pcnB gene encoding polynucleotide adenylyltransferase PcnB: MVCDNKTLLRRGLELFRKISKSAPAPIIYSAADHNIKLKDFSPHALSVVKTLRKAGHKAYIVGGCIRDLLLNTTPKDFDISTSAKPEEIKAVFKNCILVGKRFRLAHIRFSNQIIEVSTFRSGSADEDCLITKDNLWGTAEEDVLRRDFTINGLFYDPTEETIIDYTGGVGDLQNRYLRTIGDPFVRFKQDPVRMLRLLKILARASFTIDPKTLEALQECRYELIKSSQARVFEELIKMLGSGVSSEFFKLTVKYQILEILFPYMDKAFRLNKILEEQTFACLDVLDENVLSKKYNYDRHQLMAVFLFPIVNFNVRYKHRQHPSLSLTAVFDYIKNFLGKFFADSFTSCSKKNFILTALVLQMQYRLTPLVPTKKIHFFNRKFLNHVRFSEALSLLEIRSLVYPKLDKILAAWIRHYQALQYKKELPS, from the coding sequence ATGGTCTGTGACAACAAAACTCTCTTGCGTAGAGGCTTAGAATTGTTTAGAAAAATTTCTAAATCTGCACCCGCTCCCATTATCTATTCTGCTGCCGACCACAACATAAAACTTAAAGACTTTTCCCCACACGCGCTCTCCGTAGTAAAAACTCTACGAAAAGCTGGTCACAAAGCATATATTGTTGGCGGATGTATCCGCGATTTGCTACTCAACACAACTCCTAAAGATTTCGATATCTCGACATCAGCCAAACCTGAAGAAATCAAGGCTGTTTTCAAAAATTGTATACTTGTTGGGAAACGCTTTCGACTAGCCCACATACGCTTTTCGAATCAAATTATTGAAGTTTCTACCTTCCGTTCAGGAAGCGCTGATGAAGACTGTCTCATTACTAAAGATAACCTTTGGGGGACAGCTGAGGAAGACGTTTTAAGAAGAGATTTCACAATCAACGGTCTTTTCTATGATCCCACAGAAGAAACAATCATAGATTATACTGGCGGGGTTGGTGACTTACAAAATCGGTACCTACGCACTATAGGAGATCCCTTTGTACGTTTTAAACAAGATCCCGTTCGGATGTTGCGTTTGTTAAAAATTCTTGCACGAGCTTCTTTCACGATAGACCCTAAAACTTTGGAAGCGCTTCAGGAATGCCGTTATGAGTTAATTAAGAGTTCTCAGGCACGTGTTTTTGAAGAGCTCATTAAAATGTTAGGCTCTGGGGTCTCTTCTGAATTTTTCAAGTTAACAGTTAAATATCAGATATTAGAAATTCTGTTTCCCTATATGGACAAGGCTTTTCGTTTAAATAAAATTCTAGAAGAGCAAACTTTTGCCTGTTTAGATGTTTTAGATGAAAATGTATTAAGTAAAAAATATAATTATGATCGTCATCAGCTTATGGCGGTATTTTTATTCCCCATTGTAAATTTCAATGTCCGCTATAAACATCGACAACATCCAAGTTTGTCTTTAACCGCTGTTTTTGATTATATTAAAAACTTTTTAGGGAAGTTCTTTGCAGATTCCTTCACCAGCTGTTCTAAAAAGAATTTTATTTTAACAGCTCTCGTGTTGCAAATGCAGTACCGGCTAACTCCGCTAGTGCCGACAAAGAAAATTCACTTCTTTAACCGTAAGTTTTTAAACCACGTACGTTTTTCAGAGGCTCTTTCTCTATTAGAAATCCGTAGCTTAGTTTATCCTAAACTAGATAAAATACTTGCTGCTTGGATTCGTCATTACCAAGCTCTACAATATAAAAAGGAACTTCCTTCTTGA